In Cygnus atratus isolate AKBS03 ecotype Queensland, Australia chromosome 5, CAtr_DNAZoo_HiC_assembly, whole genome shotgun sequence, a single window of DNA contains:
- the SELENOH gene encoding selenoprotein H yields the protein MAPRGRKRRAPAAAGQGGEGPERLRARAEGGPGGGGARVVIEHCKSURVFGRNAAAVSEALREAVANLAVDINPEKPRRNSFEVSLVKEDGSTVELWSGIGKGPPRKLKFPDPAAMVEALKSSLA from the exons ATGGCGCCCCGCGGCAGGAAGCGGCGCgccccggcggcggccgggcaGGGCGGAGAGGGCCCCGAGCGGCTGCGGGCACGGGCTGAGGGCgggcccgggggcggcggggccaggGTCGTCATCGAGCACTG caaGAGCTGACGGGTGTTCGGGCGCAATGCCGCGGCGGTGAGCGAGGCCCTGCGTGAGGCCGTGGCCAACCTGGCCGTGGACATCAACCCCGAGAAGCCCCGCAGGAACAGCTTCGAGGTGTCCCTGGTGAAGGAGGACGGCAGCA CCGTGGAGCTGTGGAGTGGCATCGGGAAGGGGCCGCCCCGCAAGCTGAAGTTCCCCGACCCCGCTGCCATGGTGGAGGCCCTGAAGAGCAGCCTGGCCTAG
- the MED19 gene encoding mediator of RNA polymerase II transcription subunit 19, which produces MENFSALFGGADQPPPAAAAALGFGPAKAAGAGAAPPPAASAAASAAPPAPGEGKAAAAGPFYLLRELPGSTELTGSTNLITHYNLEHAYNKFCGKKVKEKLSNFLPDLPGMIDLPGSHDNSSLRSLIEKPPICGSSFTPLTGTMLTGFRLHAGPLPEQCRLMHIQPPKKKNKHKHKQSRTQDPVPPETPSDSDHKKKKKKKEEDPERKRKKKEKKKKKNRHSPEHPGVGSSQASSSSSLR; this is translated from the exons ATGGAGAACTTCTCGGCCCTGTTCGGCGGCGCCGACcagccgccgcccgccgccgccgccgccctggGCTTCGGGCCCGCCAaagcggccggggccggggccgcgccgccgcccgccgcctccgccgccgcctccgccgcccccccggcgcccGGCGAGGGCaaggccgccgccgccggccccttCTACCTGCTGCGGGAGCTGCCAG GCAGCACGGAGCTGACGGGCAGCACCAACCTGATCACGCACTACAACCTGGAGCACGCCTACAACAAGTTCTGCGGCAAGAAGGTGAAGGAGAAGCTCAGCAACTTCCTGCCCGACCTGCCCGGCATGATCGACCTGCCCGGCTCCCACGACAACAGCAGCCTGCGCTCCCTCATCGAGAAGCCCCCCATCTGCGGCAGCTCCTTCACCCCGCTCACCGGCACCATGCTCACCGGCTTCCGCCTGCACGCCGGCCCC CTGCCCGAGCAGTGCCGGCTGATGCACATCCAGCCGCCCAAGAAGAAGAACAAGCACAAGCACAAGCAGAGCCGCACCCAGGACCCCGTCCCCCCCG AAACCCCCTCGGACTCTgaccacaagaagaaaaagaagaaaaaagaggaggatCCTGAAcggaaaaggaagaagaaagagaagaagaaaaagaag AACCGGCACAGCCCCGAGCACCCGGGGGTGGGCAGctcccaggccagcagcagcagcagcctgcggTGA
- the TMX2 gene encoding thioredoxin-related transmembrane protein 2, which translates to MAVVAPLLALLYSVPGLCRWLARPYYPLSALLATAFLLVRKLPPLCRGLPSQREDGNPCDFDWREVEILMFLSAIVMMKNRRSITVEQHIGNIFMFSKVANAILFFRLDIRMGLLYLTLCIVFLMTCKPPLYMGPEYIKYFSDKTIDEELERDKRVTWIVEFFANWSSECQSFAPIFADLSLKYNCSGLHFGKVDVGRYTDVSTRYKVSTSPLTKQLPTLILFQGGTEVMRRPQIDKKGRAVSWTFSEENVIREFNLNELYQKARKQAKPRDEGAEEAPEGRAATGLANGETKKDK; encoded by the exons ATGGCGGTGGTGGCGCCGCTGCTGGCGCTGCTGTACTCGGTGCCGGGGCTGTGCCGCTGGCTGGCGCGGCCGTACTACCCGCTGTCCGCGCTGCTCGCCACCGCCTTCCTGCTCGTCCGCAAGCTGCCGCCGCTCTGCCGCGGGCTGCCCTCGCAGCGGGAGGACGGCAACCCCTGCGACTTCGACTGG CGGGAGGTGGAGATCCTCATGTTCCTCAGCGCCATCGTGATGATGAAGAACCGACGCTCCA TCACGGTGGAGCAGCACATCGGGAACATCTTCATGTTCAGCAAAGTGGCCAACGCCATCCTCTTCTTCCGTCTTGACATCCGCATGGGGCTGCTCTACCTCACGCTCTGCATAG TCTTCCTGATGACATGCAAGCCGCCACTCTATATGGGCCCCGAGTACATCAAGTATTTCAGCGACAAGACCATAGAC gaggagctggagcgggACAAGCGGGTGACCTGGATCGTCGAGTTCTTCGCCAACTGGTCCAGCGAGTGCCAGTCCTTCGCCCCCATCTTCGCCGACCTCTCTCTCAA GTACAACTGCTCGGGGCTGCACTTCGGGAAGGTCGACGTCGGCCGGTACACGGACGTCAGCACCAG GTACAAGGTCAGCACCTCGCCCCTCACCAAGCAGCTGCCCACCCTCATCCTCTTCCAGGGCGGGACAGAAGTCATGCGCCGCCCGCAGATCGACAAGAAGGGCCGGGCCGTGTCCTGGACCTTCTCGGAG GAGAACGTGATCCGCGAGTTCAACCTCAACGAGCTCTACCAGAAGGCCAGGAAGCAGGCCAAGCCGCGCGACGAGGGCGCCGAGGAGGCTCCCGAGGGGCGGGCGGCCACGGGGCTGGCCAACGGGGAGACCAAGAAGGACAAGTAG